From one Acidobacteriota bacterium genomic stretch:
- the def gene encoding peptide deformylase produces the protein MTELAPLLEVVRLGHPVLRSVAEDVPEDLFGSGRLAGLGESMIRTMLEEEGVGLAAPQIAEGLRLFSYWVPEADDHPMVEPKVLVNPEIRAIGESIEEGWEGCLSIPGLRGLVPRFSRVKVKARDLAGEPVSLTADGFHARVIQHEYDHLDGVVFLDRMTSTHSLAFEAEWERFVVQDE, from the coding sequence ATGACAGAACTCGCGCCCCTGCTCGAGGTCGTGAGGCTCGGCCACCCGGTCCTGCGATCCGTTGCTGAGGACGTGCCCGAAGATCTGTTCGGCAGCGGTCGTCTTGCAGGGCTTGGCGAATCGATGATCCGCACGATGCTCGAGGAGGAAGGCGTCGGGCTCGCTGCACCGCAGATTGCTGAAGGTCTCCGGCTCTTCTCCTATTGGGTTCCTGAAGCCGACGATCACCCGATGGTCGAACCGAAGGTTCTCGTCAACCCGGAGATCCGGGCGATCGGCGAAAGCATCGAAGAGGGCTGGGAGGGCTGCCTTTCCATCCCGGGTCTTCGCGGCCTCGTGCCGAGGTTCAGCCGCGTCAAGGTGAAGGCTCGCGATCTTGCCGGCGAACCAGTTTCACTGACGGCCGACGGATTCCACGCCCGAGTCATTCAGCATGAATACGACCATCTCGACGGCGTCGTCTTCCTCGACCGCATGACCTCCACCCACTCACTCGCCTTCGAGGCGGAATGGGAGCGGTTCGTCGTGCAGGACGAGTGA
- a CDS encoding iron-sulfur cluster assembly accessory protein yields MISFSDKAVEKVQEFAQQMPEAEGKELRIFIQGVGCSGFSYGFTFDEQRDGDSVIEDGDLKVLIDPQSAPHLTGSKVDFIEDQRGSGFVVDNPNAPAPSNDCSSGGCSGCG; encoded by the coding sequence ATGATTTCGTTTTCAGATAAGGCTGTGGAGAAAGTCCAGGAGTTCGCGCAGCAGATGCCCGAGGCCGAAGGCAAAGAGCTTCGGATCTTCATTCAGGGCGTTGGTTGCTCGGGCTTCTCCTACGGCTTCACTTTTGACGAGCAGCGGGACGGCGACTCGGTGATCGAGGACGGCGATCTCAAGGTGCTGATCGATCCGCAGTCCGCCCCGCATCTCACGGGATCCAAGGTCGACTTCATCGAAGATCAGCGTGGATCGGGATTCGTCGTCGATAACCCCAACGCCCCTGCACCGTCCAACGACTGCAGCTCGGGCGGGTGCTCGGGTTGCGGCTGA